Sequence from the Paludisphaera rhizosphaerae genome:
TCGACGCCCGCGGCGAGATGGTCAACGCGAGGGCTGTCAGAGCGATCAGGATCGGAGCGGCTACGCGGCCGATGCGTAAAGCCTGGTCCGCTCCCCGGCGGCTCATCTCGTCACGAATGTCCATGGCGATCGGCTCTCAGCGAAGGGTCGGTCCATCCACCGCGCCGACGCGGTTGTCGGCGCGCTCGAAGATCTGGATCTGCACTCGGTTCTCGCCCTCGCCGCCGGCCAGGACGGCGATCGGCGGCCGGTCGCCAATCAACTCACGGAGAGTCGAGGCGTAGGTCGAGGCGCTCTCGATCTGGCTCCGCGTTGCGACGACCCAGCGGATCGTCGGGTCGGCGGCGGCCTCGCGGACCTGGGCGAAGGTCGTCCCGGGGCGTCGGCTGAAGTAGAGCGACCAGTCGGTAAGGTCGAGGATCTTGCCGTCCTTGGCGGAGCCCGCCAGCCAACGACCGGCGTCCCAGTAGACGTTGAACGGACCAGGCGTCGGCGTTGAGGGCTCGCGAAAGCGCGGCAGGATCACGATGGCAGCCAGGGCCGCAGCCCAGAGCACTGGACCCGGCCGGAGTCGCTCCTGCGGCAGGCCGAAAAATCGACCTGGGATCGCGACCGCCGTCATCAGACGGTCCAGGCCGGCGGCGGCCGTCAGGATCAGAATCATCGCGGGAGCCAGGGCGTTGCGTGGAGAGCAGTAGCCGGCCGTGGCGTGAAGTCGGACCAGCGCCAGGGCCGACGCAGCCAGAACGACGACCAAAAACGCCCATGTCCGCGACGGCGGGCCATGCCGGTGGGCGGTCGCTGCGGCAAGGAACGCCGTCGCCAGAAGGAGGATCGGGACGTCGGCGCGGACGACCTCGATCAGACGCAGGGCCGCCAGTCGATAGGTCTCGCTCGTCGATTGCCCCTCGACCATCGGGGCCTCCCGCTCCAGAGCCATCGGGGCCGATGCGGCCTCAAGACCCAGCACTCGGGCCGGCCCTGGTCGGACGGTGACCGAACCCGTGGCGGCCACGTAGGGAGCGGCCAGCGCGATCGCGCCAAGCCCGAGCAGGCCCGTCGCCCGCCGCCATCGCGGCCAGTTGATGCGAGTGGCATGGTGCAGCGGGATTACCAGCAGCGTCGCGAGGAGGCTCGCCGGCAGCAAGAGGCCCTCGGGCCGCGTCAGATAGGCCAGGACGCCGAAGCCCGCCGCCGCCGGGAGCCAGCGGGTGTGACCCTCTCGGAGGAACCGCACCGAGGCCCAGAGTCCCCACGCCCACATCAGCAGGAAGGTCGATTCGCTCAGGACGTTCACGACCAGCGATGAGACGATCGGACTGAACACGAAGAGGACGCAGCCGAGCCACGCAGCGCGGTCGCCGAACAGGTCGCGGCCTGCGAGATAGAGCGGAATTATCATGAGCACGACGGCGCCGAAGCTGGCCGAGACGGCGGCTCGCTGCCACCATTCCGGCCCCTCGCCGCCGATGAGCCGGTGCGCCGCGGCGATCGCCAGCGGGTGGAGCGGGTGTTCGACTTCGCGGAGGCCCTCACGCCATTCGCCGGCGTTCAGACTCTGGGCCGCCCGGATCGAGCGCAGGCCGTCGCGGAGCGTCGCCTCGGAATGCCGGAGCGACCAGCCGAGGAAAACGGCCGCCGCCAGCATCAACAGAACGATGCGGACCGGGTGTCGGAAAGGGCCGGTGAGGCCGGCGTCGACGTCGGAGTCGTTTCCGAGAGCCAGGTCGAGTGCTTCCGTGTTCATTTCGACGCTCCTTCGTCTGTCCATGGCGTCACTGCGTCGAGGTCGATGGTGAGGGTGTCGAACCGGCCACGGCCGGAGCCAACTCGAAAACGTGGACCTGGGCGACTCCCTTGCGGCGAGTCGGTGGGAACGAGACGACCGGCGACCGGCCGGCGACGTGGTCGCGCACGGCCTGGCAATACGGCCACTCGCCGATCAGGAAGGCGTCGTGGGCCACGACGTAACCCAAC
This genomic interval carries:
- a CDS encoding glycosyltransferase family 39 protein — translated: MNTEALDLALGNDSDVDAGLTGPFRHPVRIVLLMLAAAVFLGWSLRHSEATLRDGLRSIRAAQSLNAGEWREGLREVEHPLHPLAIAAAHRLIGGEGPEWWQRAAVSASFGAVVLMIIPLYLAGRDLFGDRAAWLGCVLFVFSPIVSSLVVNVLSESTFLLMWAWGLWASVRFLREGHTRWLPAAAGFGVLAYLTRPEGLLLPASLLATLLVIPLHHATRINWPRWRRATGLLGLGAIALAAPYVAATGSVTVRPGPARVLGLEAASAPMALEREAPMVEGQSTSETYRLAALRLIEVVRADVPILLLATAFLAAATAHRHGPPSRTWAFLVVVLAASALALVRLHATAGYCSPRNALAPAMILILTAAAGLDRLMTAVAIPGRFFGLPQERLRPGPVLWAAALAAIVILPRFREPSTPTPGPFNVYWDAGRWLAGSAKDGKILDLTDWSLYFSRRPGTTFAQVREAAADPTIRWVVATRSQIESASTYASTLRELIGDRPPIAVLAGGEGENRVQIQIFERADNRVGAVDGPTLR